A single Paenibacillus kribbensis DNA region contains:
- a CDS encoding DUF3679 domain-containing protein yields MSGHFRKKALGFVLLIGVGVLLGMQLAGSGLRSVYGPEWDRDPIQSINQQKAEYEQTVIEDTPAANVRVYSRTNDASGTVEIKPQTGMNEANTDERNEDQYAHETREWYTTTAQDASTRQSRETPRELLAVKAQPASVDTMADKTAGLLQNLSRKGIRWVVSVFDGVTE; encoded by the coding sequence ATGTCCGGACATTTTCGTAAAAAAGCGCTTGGATTTGTGCTTCTGATTGGGGTAGGCGTGTTACTTGGTATGCAACTGGCAGGCTCTGGCTTGCGCTCAGTCTATGGACCGGAATGGGACCGGGACCCGATTCAATCCATTAATCAACAGAAGGCCGAATATGAGCAGACGGTTATTGAGGATACTCCGGCAGCCAATGTCCGTGTCTATAGCCGTACGAATGACGCAAGTGGAACTGTCGAAATTAAGCCGCAAACCGGCATGAATGAAGCGAATACTGACGAACGCAATGAGGATCAGTATGCACATGAGACACGTGAATGGTATACGACAACTGCACAGGATGCCAGTACCCGGCAGAGCCGAGAGACACCTCGTGAACTGCTAGCCGTCAAGGCGCAACCGGCTTCGGTGGATACGATGGCAGACAAAACGGCTGGGCTGCTGCAAAACCTGTCGAGGAAGGGGATTCGCTGGGTCGTGTCTGTATTTGATGGAGTAACCGAATAG